A single region of the Mustela lutreola isolate mMusLut2 chromosome 2, mMusLut2.pri, whole genome shotgun sequence genome encodes:
- the MB21D2 gene encoding nucleotidyltransferase MB21D2 isoform X2, with translation MVQKLDQKLPVANEYLLLSGGVREGVVDLDLDELNVYARGTDYDMDFTLLVPALKLHDRNQPVTLDMRHSALCHSWLSLRLFDEGTISKWKDCCTIVDHINGATNYFFSPTKVADWFYDSISIVLSEIQKKPQRGMPKVEKVEKNGTIISIILGVGSSRMLYDIVPVVSFKGWPAVAQSWLMENHFWDGKITEEEVISGFYLVPACSYKGKKDNEWRLSFARSEVQLKKCISGSLMQAYQACKAIIIKLLSRPKAISPYHLRSMMLWACDRLPANYLAQEDYAAHFLLGLIDDLQHCLVNKMCPNYFIPQCNMLEHLSEETVMLHARKLSSVRSDPAEHLRTAIEHVKAANRLTLELQRRGSTTSIPSPQSDGGDPNQPDDRLAKKLQQLVTENPGKSISVFINPDDVTRPHFRIDDKFF, from the coding sequence atGGTGCAAAAGCTGGACCAAAAACTTCCAGTGGCCAATGAGTACCTGTTGCTCTCTGGGGGAGTCCGGGAAGGCGTGGTGGACCTGGACTTAGATGAGCTTAACGTGTATGCCCGAGGGACAGACTATGATATGGACTTCACTCTTCTGGTGCCAGCCCTTAAGCTACATGACCGTAATCAGCCTGTGACACTCGATATGCGCCACTCAGCCCTGTGCCACTCTTGGCTGAGCCTCCGGCTCTTTGATGAGGGGACAATCAGTAAGTGGAAAGACTGCTGCACCATCGTGGATCACATCAATGGTGCCACCAATTACTTCTTCTCCCCAACCAAAGTGGCGGACTGGTTCTATGACTCCATCAGCATTGTCCTGTCAGAGATCCAGAAGAAACCCCAGCGAGGGATGCCCAAGGTGGAAAAGGTAGAAAAGAACGGgaccatcatctccatcatcctGGGCGTGGGGAGCAGTCGCATGTTGTATGATATTGTCCCTGTGGTCTCTTTCAAAGGCTGGCCCGCTGTGGCCCAGAGCTGGCTCATGGAGAACCACTTTTGGGATGGGAAGATCACCGAGGAAGAGGTCATCAGTGGGTTTTACTTGGTGCCTGCTTGCTCCTACAAGGGCAAGAAGGACAATGAGTGGCGGCTGTCCTTCGCCAGGAGCGAGGTACAGCTGAAGAAATGCATCTCTGGTAGCCTCATGCAGGCCTACCAGGCCTGCAAAGCCATCATCATTAAACTCCTGTCCCGGCCCAAGGCGATCAGCCCCTATCACCTGCGGAGCATGATGCTTTGGGCCTGTGACAGACTTCCTGCTAACTACTTGGCCCAAGAAGACTATGCAGCCCACTTTTTGCTGGGACTCATTGATGACCTACAACACTGTCTGGTCAACAAGATGTGCCCCAATTATTTCATCCCTCAGTGCAACATGCTGGAGCACCTGTCGGAGGAGACCGTGATGCTCCACGCGCGGAAGCTCTCCTCCGTGCGCTCAGACCCGGCCGAGCACCTGCGCACCGCCATCGAGCACGTCAAGGCGGCCAACCGGCTGACGCTGGAGCTGCAGAGGCGGGGGAGCACCACCAGCATCCCCTCCCCGCAGTCCGACGGAGGGGACCCCAACCAGCCCGACGACCGTTTGGCCAAAAAACTGCAGCAGCTGGTGACTGAGAACCCGGGGAAGTCCATCTCTGTCTTTATTAACCCTGATGATGTCACGAGGCCCCATTTCAGAATCGATGATAAATTTTTCTGA